The Muricauda sp. SCSIO 65647 genome includes a region encoding these proteins:
- a CDS encoding carboxypeptidase-like regulatory domain-containing protein: MSANGSRLLSLFFPLFFLVTVSAQQTVEVDYRDTPLKSVLLDLEQKTGLLFSFSDELVADKSITKKAKSIEVNELLSFLGKTTLLSFERIGENQVIISLPDNRISVCGYLFDRITKKALPYATIIIKGTTKGFTSDENGYFAIENENLTNGVLLQYIGYASELLFPTDFDKNSCLNFFLNPRAESLREVVVRSYLIEGIDKNADGSLALNSSKQGILPGLVESDIFQSSQWVPGITSINETVSDIQIRGGSADQNLILYDGIKMYNTGHFFGMISIFNPNITTGATIFKGGAGAEYGDRISGVIDIQGENQVPQKTTGGLGVNGTQADAFVKARLTESVGLVISGRRSYADIEGLGTPTFEAISEKVFQNTIVVSDAMGQVIDDEEDEETLVEGEEIFSFYDTNLKLIVKPSENDSIYVSGLLTNNDLDFRLLDDENQSQDALTTENQGLSFNWSGLKAYRWHYGISGYYSNYDSRYRNQFLDGQDVTEENLRRNSVTDYGLDVNIAYDLNNENTLKLGYQISRNEVFYQLFRDELGTEDIEPDDSDEEGIESADERDFNEVTDRKNDSNSLYATFYYRTKSKGLLSLGIRATTYSILNGWYFEPRANIEYPVSKSIRLKLTGEKRYQTLSQLVEFDDTRLRLQSGTWTLTDNDEFPLLESEQFSAGILLDSKGWTIDLDGYIKKIDGLTSFTNGFTSASEEYSQGASDVLGVDLLVKKQWADYRIWLGYTYNSVDYRFDELANAKFPGNNDITHNFTLSNTYEKGNWRFSLGWNFRTGAPFTPVTGFDAVEGDITFGAINSQRLPNYHRLDASAQYRFKLASRKNYRGVFGLSLQNLYARQVPLSVFYRVDDNPQTGLQEIDQLEQLSLGFTPNFLLRFYF; this comes from the coding sequence ATGTCAGCGAACGGCAGTAGGCTTCTTTCCTTATTTTTCCCGTTATTCTTCTTGGTCACAGTATCAGCCCAACAGACCGTCGAGGTGGATTATCGAGACACACCGCTAAAATCGGTACTGCTCGATTTGGAACAAAAGACCGGATTGCTCTTTTCATTTTCAGATGAACTGGTAGCCGATAAATCGATTACGAAAAAAGCGAAATCCATCGAGGTCAACGAACTGCTTTCTTTTTTGGGCAAGACTACCTTGCTCAGCTTTGAGCGTATTGGAGAGAATCAGGTTATCATAAGTCTGCCCGACAATCGTATCTCGGTTTGCGGCTATTTGTTCGATAGGATCACCAAAAAAGCCCTCCCCTATGCCACCATTATCATCAAAGGCACGACCAAGGGGTTTACCTCCGACGAAAACGGATATTTCGCTATAGAAAATGAAAACTTGACAAACGGAGTCTTGTTACAATATATTGGGTATGCCAGCGAATTACTGTTTCCTACCGACTTCGACAAAAATAGTTGTCTGAATTTCTTTTTGAATCCTAGGGCCGAATCGCTCAGGGAGGTCGTGGTAAGGTCTTATTTAATAGAAGGCATCGACAAAAACGCAGATGGGTCTTTGGCCCTGAACTCAAGCAAACAAGGTATACTGCCCGGTCTGGTCGAATCGGATATTTTTCAATCTTCACAGTGGGTGCCGGGAATCACAAGCATAAACGAAACAGTTTCCGATATACAGATTAGAGGTGGTTCGGCAGATCAAAACCTTATTTTGTATGATGGCATTAAAATGTACAATACCGGCCATTTCTTTGGTATGATTTCCATATTCAATCCTAATATCACCACTGGCGCAACCATTTTTAAGGGCGGTGCCGGTGCCGAATATGGAGACCGTATCTCTGGGGTCATTGATATTCAGGGAGAAAACCAGGTGCCTCAAAAAACAACTGGGGGCTTGGGGGTTAATGGCACCCAGGCCGACGCCTTTGTAAAGGCCAGATTAACCGAATCTGTAGGTTTGGTTATTTCGGGGCGACGCTCATATGCAGATATTGAAGGATTGGGCACACCTACCTTTGAGGCCATTTCTGAAAAGGTATTTCAAAATACCATAGTTGTGAGTGATGCAATGGGTCAGGTGATCGACGATGAAGAAGATGAAGAAACCCTGGTTGAGGGTGAGGAAATCTTCTCTTTTTATGATACAAATCTAAAGCTCATAGTAAAACCCTCTGAAAACGACAGTATCTATGTGAGCGGATTGCTCACCAATAATGATCTTGACTTTCGCCTACTTGATGATGAGAATCAATCTCAAGATGCCCTGACCACTGAAAACCAAGGTTTGAGCTTTAATTGGAGTGGGTTAAAAGCATATAGGTGGCATTACGGCATTAGTGGGTATTATTCCAACTATGACAGTCGGTATCGAAATCAGTTTTTGGATGGACAGGATGTGACTGAGGAAAACCTACGGAGAAACTCGGTGACTGATTATGGACTCGATGTGAACATCGCCTATGATCTCAACAATGAGAATACATTGAAACTGGGGTATCAAATCTCAAGAAACGAAGTTTTCTACCAGCTCTTTCGTGACGAATTGGGAACGGAAGACATAGAACCCGATGACAGTGATGAAGAAGGCATCGAATCAGCCGATGAGCGTGACTTCAATGAAGTCACAGACAGAAAAAACGACTCCAATTCACTGTATGCCACTTTTTACTATCGAACAAAAAGCAAAGGTCTACTCAGCCTTGGAATTCGGGCGACAACATATTCTATATTAAATGGATGGTATTTTGAACCTCGTGCAAATATCGAATACCCAGTCAGCAAGTCAATACGGCTCAAGTTGACCGGTGAAAAAAGATACCAGACCCTTAGCCAACTGGTTGAATTTGATGATACCCGTTTGCGCCTTCAAAGTGGAACATGGACGTTGACCGATAACGATGAATTTCCATTGTTGGAGAGTGAACAGTTCTCTGCGGGAATTTTGTTGGATTCTAAAGGGTGGACCATTGATTTGGATGGTTATATTAAAAAGATTGACGGACTCACATCTTTTACCAATGGGTTCACCAGCGCTTCTGAAGAATATTCACAGGGCGCCAGCGATGTTCTTGGAGTGGATCTTTTGGTCAAAAAGCAATGGGCCGACTATCGCATTTGGCTAGGATACACATATAATTCAGTAGACTATCGGTTTGATGAATTGGCCAATGCCAAGTTTCCGGGCAATAATGATATCACCCACAATTTTACCCTTTCAAATACCTATGAAAAGGGTAATTGGCGTTTTTCATTGGGCTGGAATTTTAGAACGGGCGCACCCTTTACTCCAGTAACCGGGTTCGATGCCGTTGAGGGCGATATAACTTTTGGGGCAATAAATAGTCAACGATTGCCCAATTACCATCGTCTGGATGCCTCTGCACAATACCGATTTAAATTAGCATCCCGAAAAAACTATCGGGGTGTATTTGGCCTGTCATTGCAAAACTTATATGCGCGGCAGGTACCGCTCTCTGTTTTTTACCGTGTAGATGACAATCCCCAGACAGGATTGCAAGAAATTGACCAATTAGAACAATTGTCATTGGGTTTCACCCCCAATTTTTTATTGCGTTTTTACTTTTAA
- a CDS encoding FecR family protein, which produces MFEEKDDTIMARWLSGELTEAERAEFEASSEYEEYQRLAMGLKAFQKPDFDKEALRERTWREIGNQKPVNVIRLRPLYYTVGIAASILVLFGLFFSKVTYSTATGEKITVSLPDGTEIDLNAQSTLSHKRFFWMENKVVNLNGEGFFKVTKGDDFSVNTESGTIDVLGTEFNVKARPSSFELYCYEGRVRYENEPEQQEAYLNAGDVVQLKGKILLAFKHEDTRPAWQSGMSRFSNTELLIVMKELGMYYDISFDFTPDMIQGHFTGNFVHDNLEIALKSVFVPMGIEYELSKDKKTVFLNVSERQ; this is translated from the coding sequence ATGTTCGAGGAAAAAGATGATACCATAATGGCCCGTTGGCTCTCAGGTGAGTTGACTGAAGCTGAGCGTGCCGAGTTCGAGGCATCATCTGAGTATGAAGAATATCAACGCTTGGCGATGGGCCTCAAGGCCTTTCAAAAGCCTGATTTTGACAAAGAAGCACTCCGTGAACGCACTTGGAGGGAAATTGGAAATCAAAAACCCGTCAACGTAATTCGGTTAAGACCATTATACTATACTGTAGGTATTGCGGCTTCAATCTTGGTACTTTTTGGTCTCTTTTTCAGCAAAGTGACCTACTCTACCGCTACGGGGGAAAAAATAACGGTTTCTTTACCGGATGGCACCGAAATAGATTTAAATGCACAATCGACATTATCCCATAAGCGCTTCTTTTGGATGGAAAATAAAGTGGTCAACCTGAACGGAGAGGGCTTTTTTAAAGTAACCAAAGGTGATGACTTCAGTGTCAACACCGAATCTGGAACCATTGACGTGCTTGGTACTGAATTCAATGTCAAGGCGAGGCCCTCATCATTTGAATTGTATTGCTATGAAGGCCGGGTACGCTATGAAAATGAACCTGAACAGCAAGAAGCATACTTAAACGCTGGCGATGTCGTTCAATTAAAGGGAAAGATTTTGTTGGCATTTAAACATGAGGATACCCGACCAGCGTGGCAGAGCGGTATGAGTCGATTTTCCAATACGGAACTTCTGATCGTCATGAAAGAATTGGGCATGTACTATGACATTTCGTTTGATTTCACGCCCGATATGATTCAAGGTCATTTCACCGGAAACTTTGTACATGATAATTTGGAAATTGCCCTTAAATCTGTTTTCGTTCCCATGGGTATTGAATATGAGCTCAGCAAAGACAAAAAAACCGTTTTTCTTAATGTCAGCGAACGGCAGTAG
- a CDS encoding RNA polymerase sigma factor, with translation MSQSEKSVCDKKVFNELFDLNSESLRNYLYYQCGDLQQAEDLVQDAFIKLWKNCKKILFEKARGFLFKVAKNAFYNQVDHQKVMLKYAKRPQKNSNTETPEFQLEEKEFLERLQNAIANLPEGQREVFLLNRMDQMTYKEIAEFLGVSQKAVEKRMHKALVKLRKVVKNI, from the coding sequence ATGAGCCAAAGCGAAAAGTCTGTTTGTGACAAAAAGGTTTTTAATGAGCTGTTCGATTTGAACTCAGAGTCTCTTCGCAATTACCTTTACTATCAGTGCGGTGACTTACAGCAGGCTGAGGATTTGGTACAGGACGCATTCATTAAATTGTGGAAGAACTGCAAAAAGATTTTATTTGAAAAAGCCAGGGGTTTTCTTTTTAAAGTGGCCAAAAATGCATTTTACAATCAAGTAGACCACCAAAAAGTGATGTTGAAGTATGCCAAAAGGCCCCAGAAAAACTCCAATACCGAAACTCCTGAATTTCAATTGGAGGAAAAAGAGTTTCTGGAGCGATTGCAAAATGCCATAGCAAATTTGCCTGAAGGGCAGCGGGAGGTTTTTTTGTTGAACCGAATGGACCAAATGACTTATAAGGAAATTGCCGAGTTTTTGGGAGTGTCCCAAAAGGCAGTGGAAAAACGTATGCACAAGGCCTTGGTCAAATTGCGAAAGGTCGTGAAGAATATTTGA
- a CDS encoding 7TM domain-containing protein has protein sequence MSKHENSFKADESYHITYRYFFKTDTGSTFIKAYLPKNNVRQQIKGQKNIMPKHVRFTTLAEGPNLRGNWLTKVENTYESVSYSFLFKGKGQIFGLPENFKPYTSGMEYYLMATKNIQAAAPRIKRLARNLKKGTASDRETIQALFDYVHHIPSAPIITLTDALSALERNEASCNGKSRLLVALARSLGYPARIKGGIILKESNKRTSHAWTELFINGVWVPFDALNGHFAYLPANYLELYEGDAFLVTHSPGIQFDYSYEINRQESLSMLNEEAEEVKKVTTFSLWGLVKNKSISKKNLFLLLMLPLGGLIVAILRNIVGIRTFGVFLPVLIAFSVFETGFMTGMALFLFLILFVGLITRPFDNLGLLHTPKLVISLTLMVLVMALGNYLGTSFGVAWLSSLTLFPTIILTISAERFSKLIVEDGFQKATGTLLQTLVAVSVCFLLFSIKGLDIILILFPELLLLVIAACMLLGRYVGLRWTELFRFQPLLNPKFA, from the coding sequence TTGTCTAAACATGAAAATTCCTTTAAGGCCGATGAAAGCTACCACATTACCTATCGGTATTTTTTTAAGACCGATACGGGAAGCACCTTTATTAAAGCCTATCTTCCTAAAAACAATGTCAGACAACAAATTAAGGGGCAAAAGAACATAATGCCCAAGCATGTACGGTTTACAACGTTGGCCGAGGGGCCGAACCTAAGGGGCAACTGGTTGACCAAAGTTGAAAACACGTATGAAAGTGTCAGTTATTCCTTTTTGTTCAAGGGCAAGGGTCAAATTTTTGGATTGCCCGAAAACTTCAAACCCTATACGAGCGGAATGGAATATTATTTGATGGCCACCAAAAATATTCAGGCTGCTGCGCCCCGAATTAAGCGACTGGCAAGAAATTTGAAAAAGGGCACCGCTTCAGACAGGGAAACGATTCAGGCATTGTTCGATTATGTTCACCATATTCCCTCTGCACCTATCATTACACTTACCGATGCCCTGAGTGCTTTAGAACGCAATGAGGCCTCCTGCAATGGCAAAAGTCGTTTACTGGTAGCTTTGGCCAGAAGTTTGGGATATCCGGCCCGTATAAAAGGGGGTATCATCTTAAAAGAATCGAATAAGCGCACTTCACATGCATGGACGGAGCTTTTCATCAATGGTGTTTGGGTGCCTTTTGATGCCTTGAACGGACATTTTGCCTACTTGCCCGCCAATTACCTGGAACTGTACGAAGGTGATGCTTTTTTGGTTACCCACAGCCCAGGAATCCAGTTTGATTATTCCTACGAAATCAATAGACAGGAATCATTGTCAATGCTTAACGAAGAAGCTGAGGAGGTGAAAAAAGTCACAACTTTTTCGTTGTGGGGTTTGGTCAAAAATAAATCCATTTCAAAAAAGAACCTGTTTTTATTGCTGATGCTTCCATTGGGCGGGTTGATCGTTGCCATATTACGAAATATTGTGGGCATACGCACTTTTGGGGTGTTCTTGCCCGTTCTAATTGCCTTTTCCGTATTCGAGACCGGTTTTATGACAGGGATGGCGCTCTTTCTGTTCTTGATTTTGTTCGTTGGGCTGATTACCCGCCCCTTTGACAACTTGGGTTTATTGCATACACCAAAATTGGTCATTTCATTGACCTTGATGGTCTTGGTGATGGCGCTGGGGAATTATTTGGGAACTTCATTTGGGGTCGCGTGGTTGAGTTCGTTGACGCTTTTCCCGACCATCATCTTGACCATATCGGCAGAACGGTTTTCAAAGCTGATCGTCGAAGACGGATTTCAAAAGGCTACCGGCACTTTACTGCAGACATTGGTAGCGGTCAGTGTTTGCTTTTTGCTCTTTTCGATAAAGGGATTGGACATTATTTTGATTCTATTCCCTGAACTTTTGCTGTTGGTTATCGCCGCTTGCATGCTATTGGGTCGATATGTGGGCCTCAGATGGACCGAACTTTTCAGATTTCAACCCTTGTTGAACCCCAAATTTGCCTAG
- a CDS encoding sugar-transfer associated ATP-grasp domain-containing protein — protein MLKKIFQINNPKGVIGLNRRNIEFIYPHNERKHYTLADDKVKTKMILHENNIACAHTYAVIERISQIKTKWEGLQGHEALVIKPAKGCGGGGIKILKKNENGQWQSSGKSMTDAQIFQHITSIISGLFSMASNDVCLIEECIVPHPFFAEIYDEGVPDFRIITLKERPLMAMLRMPTSKSDGKANLHQKGVGIGVDMKKGTLTQVYDGRTYSNHHPDNENRVNGMKIPFWFTMLQLAKKTAQAFPLEYLGIDLVIDRAKGPQIMEVNVRPGLGIQLVNKCGLQSTLQQNPF, from the coding sequence ATGTTAAAGAAGATATTCCAAATCAACAATCCCAAAGGGGTGATTGGCCTCAATCGTCGCAATATTGAGTTTATCTACCCCCATAACGAACGCAAACACTACACTTTGGCCGATGACAAGGTGAAGACCAAAATGATATTGCATGAAAATAACATTGCTTGCGCCCATACCTATGCCGTCATTGAACGAATCAGCCAAATCAAGACCAAATGGGAAGGCCTGCAAGGCCATGAAGCTCTGGTTATCAAGCCTGCTAAGGGCTGTGGTGGTGGCGGTATCAAGATTTTGAAAAAAAATGAGAACGGCCAATGGCAGAGCAGCGGGAAAAGCATGACCGACGCCCAGATTTTTCAACACATCACAAGTATTATTTCTGGCCTGTTTTCGATGGCCTCCAATGATGTGTGCTTGATTGAGGAATGTATTGTGCCACATCCTTTTTTTGCTGAGATCTATGATGAGGGCGTACCTGATTTTCGGATCATCACTTTAAAAGAAAGGCCCTTGATGGCCATGTTGCGCATGCCGACCTCAAAGTCTGATGGCAAGGCCAACCTACACCAAAAAGGAGTTGGCATCGGGGTCGATATGAAAAAGGGCACCCTGACACAGGTGTACGATGGCAGAACCTATTCAAATCACCATCCTGATAATGAAAATAGGGTAAATGGCATGAAAATACCCTTTTGGTTCACCATGCTGCAACTCGCCAAAAAAACGGCCCAAGCCTTTCCCTTAGAGTACCTGGGTATTGATTTGGTCATCGATAGGGCCAAAGGGCCGCAAATCATGGAGGTCAATGTGCGCCCGGGCTTGGGCATTCAACTTGTCAATAAATGTGGCTTACAGTCCACCTTACAACAAAATCCTTTTTAA
- a CDS encoding cold-shock protein: MSKGTVKFFNSTKGFGFINEEGVEKEHFVHVSGLIDEIREGDQVEFDLEQGKKGMNAVNVKVI, from the coding sequence ATGAGTAAAGGAACAGTAAAGTTCTTCAACAGCACCAAAGGATTTGGCTTTATCAATGAAGAAGGTGTTGAAAAAGAACATTTTGTGCATGTTTCTGGATTAATCGACGAAATTCGCGAAGGTGACCAAGTTGAGTTTGATTTAGAGCAGGGAAAAAAGGGAATGAATGCAGTAAACGTAAAGGTCATCTAA
- a CDS encoding cold-shock protein, producing MAKSQQTFSKREKEKKRQKKREEKLKKKEARKAEAKEGDGGIPFAYVDKFGNLTDAPPEPSDKDEIDASEIVLGIPQKVEEEFDPIRNGKVAFFDHSKGFGFIMDIETQEKHFVHVSGLNDEINENDKVTFELEKGQKGMNAVRVNLQK from the coding sequence ATGGCAAAGTCACAACAAACCTTTAGCAAAAGAGAAAAGGAAAAGAAAAGGCAGAAAAAGCGAGAAGAAAAACTAAAGAAAAAAGAGGCAAGAAAAGCAGAAGCCAAAGAAGGTGATGGGGGCATACCCTTTGCCTATGTTGATAAATTTGGCAACCTTACCGATGCTCCTCCCGAACCATCAGATAAAGATGAAATAGATGCTTCTGAAATCGTTTTGGGCATTCCCCAAAAAGTTGAAGAAGAATTTGACCCTATACGCAATGGCAAAGTGGCGTTCTTTGACCACTCAAAAGGGTTTGGTTTTATTATGGATATTGAAACCCAAGAAAAACACTTTGTGCACGTGTCTGGTCTTAATGATGAAATCAATGAGAATGACAAAGTCACTTTTGAACTTGAAAAAGGTCAAAAAGGCATGAATGCTGTTCGTGTGAATCTTCAGAAATAA
- a CDS encoding tyrosine-type recombinase/integrase yields MKRYLSSRDDSLPWLFVNERGLSLTRQAVNYIVNRVGEKTNIPNLHPHTLRHSCCFYLANRGYDLRLIQDYLGHRDPKHTAHYTRVASKRFEKLWE; encoded by the coding sequence ATCAAAAGATATCTGAGTTCTAGGGATGACAGTTTACCTTGGCTGTTTGTCAATGAAAGAGGACTTTCGTTGACTAGGCAGGCTGTGAATTATATAGTCAATAGAGTAGGGGAGAAAACCAATATACCAAATTTGCATCCTCATACTTTGAGACATTCCTGTTGTTTTTATTTGGCCAATAGGGGATATGACCTCCGATTGATTCAGGATTATCTGGGACACCGGGATCCAAAGCATACTGCTCACTATACTAGGGTAGCCAGCAAACGTTTTGAAAAACTTTGGGAGTAG
- a CDS encoding helix-turn-helix domain-containing protein: MESLLAVRWGQDNIFMEIGKVINVLIKKKGLTQAEVANKIGKSTTALSQIINGAYNPNPDTLDKICKVLGVPQPILYFLTISEDDIPAEKIELYRMLAPSIKDFLLRIFGEEKNELFNQVELN, from the coding sequence TTGGAATCTTTATTAGCAGTACGATGGGGTCAGGATAATATATTTATGGAAATAGGGAAAGTGATTAACGTTTTGATTAAAAAAAAGGGATTAACTCAGGCTGAAGTTGCAAATAAAATTGGAAAAAGCACTACCGCTTTATCTCAAATAATAAACGGTGCCTATAATCCCAACCCGGACACTTTAGATAAAATATGCAAGGTATTAGGCGTCCCACAACCTATATTATACTTTCTTACAATTTCTGAGGATGATATACCAGCTGAAAAAATTGAGCTTTATAGAATGCTGGCGCCGTCTATCAAAGATTTCCTTTTGAGGATTTTTGGAGAAGAAAAAAATGAATTATTCAACCAAGTTGAATTGAACTGA
- a CDS encoding 7-cyano-7-deazaguanine synthase translates to MKINVIDKVNSNTIDLISGENLFNGENAFNDHFGETTSLEIDLLNVASGIFAADLGIKRNELEDYIRTIEISIEVVNVHAFERIKDLLEEALFVLSSDNWTIKFVPVDGKPEESKSWPDKKGTVLLFSGGLDSLSGVVHYKKQNSDLALVSHINQNRVVKDSQSGVLELLNRFYKTDLDYYPYRVFGRNKGEFLFPTDVERENTQRTRSFLFLSLAALTARRIGFRKIISIAENGQFAIHLPLNPSRVGPFSTHTANPKFIDLAKEIFMKLLSLDGLEIVNPFLYKTKGEVVGILDEEIANNANKSISCWKASRVSAKNHCGECIPCLSRRISLEYNGVYLDEYSRDLLKENISSLPPDDNGKRNLIDFLEFISKFKGYKDSDLENLLIHFPDLYNESIDEKEALRMYSRLSKQAYDVFDKYPEVKKVM, encoded by the coding sequence ATGAAAATAAATGTAATCGATAAGGTCAATTCGAACACCATAGACTTGATTTCCGGTGAAAATTTATTCAACGGAGAGAATGCCTTCAATGATCATTTTGGAGAGACTACTAGTTTAGAGATAGATTTACTAAATGTTGCCTCCGGGATTTTTGCCGCAGACTTAGGCATAAAAAGAAATGAACTTGAAGATTATATCAGAACAATTGAAATAAGCATTGAAGTAGTTAATGTTCATGCTTTCGAAAGAATTAAGGATTTACTGGAAGAGGCATTGTTCGTTTTAAGTAGTGACAATTGGACCATTAAGTTTGTTCCCGTTGACGGGAAACCTGAAGAAAGTAAAAGCTGGCCTGATAAGAAAGGAACAGTACTTTTGTTTTCAGGTGGTTTGGATTCATTGAGCGGAGTTGTACATTATAAAAAACAAAATTCGGATTTAGCCCTTGTAAGTCATATTAATCAAAATAGGGTTGTTAAAGACTCCCAAAGTGGTGTGTTGGAGTTATTAAACAGATTCTATAAAACAGATTTGGACTATTATCCATATCGTGTTTTTGGTAGGAATAAAGGTGAGTTTCTCTTTCCTACTGACGTTGAAAGGGAAAATACTCAAAGAACTAGATCTTTTTTGTTTTTGTCCCTGGCAGCATTAACAGCGAGGCGTATTGGTTTCAGAAAAATAATAAGTATTGCAGAAAATGGTCAATTCGCAATCCATTTACCATTGAATCCATCTCGTGTTGGACCTTTTTCAACTCACACTGCAAACCCGAAATTTATTGATTTAGCCAAGGAGATTTTCATGAAATTGTTGTCTCTGGATGGCTTAGAGATTGTGAACCCTTTCTTATATAAAACTAAGGGTGAAGTAGTGGGCATCTTAGATGAAGAAATTGCCAATAACGCAAATAAATCGATTAGTTGTTGGAAAGCTTCCAGAGTGTCGGCCAAAAACCATTGTGGCGAATGCATACCTTGCCTATCACGCAGAATTTCTCTAGAATATAATGGTGTTTACTTGGATGAATATAGTAGGGATTTATTAAAAGAAAATATCTCGAGTTTACCTCCAGATGACAATGGAAAAAGGAACTTAATTGATTTTCTAGAATTCATTTCAAAATTTAAGGGATATAAGGATTCAGATTTAGAAAACCTGCTAATACATTTTCCGGATCTATATAATGAGTCTATAGATGAAAAAGAAGCATTAAGAATGTATAGCAGACTATCTAAACAAGCCTATGATGTTTTTGATAAATACCCAGAAGTAAAAAAGGTGATGTAA
- a CDS encoding DUF1778 domain-containing protein produces MDTKATNEEKARFDTRLPKKQKIFFERAASLGGFRSLTDFVISAAQEKAKSIVSDWEKVIESQKDSEIFFDAIVNADKPNESLIEAAKHYNEAVSK; encoded by the coding sequence ATGGATACCAAAGCGACTAACGAAGAGAAAGCGCGTTTTGACACTAGACTACCAAAGAAGCAAAAGATCTTTTTTGAAAGAGCAGCTAGTTTAGGAGGCTTTCGCAGTCTAACCGATTTTGTTATATCTGCTGCTCAGGAAAAAGCAAAGTCAATTGTCAGCGATTGGGAAAAAGTCATTGAAAGTCAAAAAGATAGTGAGATTTTCTTTGATGCTATCGTAAATGCAGATAAGCCTAATGAAAGTTTAATTGAAGCTGCTAAACACTACAACGAAGCAGTTTCTAAATGA
- a CDS encoding GNAT family N-acetyltransferase — protein MSFQTETLDSSHVKNEFSCGKEMLDNYIQKQASQDVKRKLSACFVFVEEDKVVQGYFTLSNNGIPLEQVPESFKKKLPKSYTSIPTTLLGRLAVDTKFKGKGLGKLLLIEALKRSCLISKKIGSFAVIVDPIDKDAENFYTKYGFIKLPDSGKMFLPMKTIQQLF, from the coding sequence ATGAGTTTTCAAACAGAAACTTTAGATAGTTCCCATGTTAAAAACGAGTTTTCTTGTGGAAAAGAAATGCTCGACAATTATATTCAAAAGCAAGCAAGCCAAGATGTTAAAAGAAAATTATCGGCTTGCTTTGTTTTCGTCGAAGAAGATAAAGTTGTACAAGGATATTTTACCTTGTCAAATAATGGTATTCCTCTTGAGCAGGTCCCGGAAAGCTTTAAGAAAAAACTTCCCAAGTCATACACTTCAATCCCAACTACTTTATTAGGAAGATTGGCAGTTGATACAAAGTTTAAAGGAAAAGGTCTTGGAAAACTACTTCTAATTGAGGCACTTAAAAGAAGTTGTTTGATTTCTAAAAAGATTGGTTCATTTGCGGTAATCGTAGATCCAATTGATAAAGACGCAGAAAACTTTTACACAAAATATGGTTTCATAAAGCTTCCTGACAGTGGTAAAATGTTTTTACCTATGAAGACTATTCAACAACTATTTTAA